One genomic segment of Chitinophagales bacterium includes these proteins:
- a CDS encoding 3-hydroxyacyl-ACP dehydratase: MNLPVSGNILADLIPQKAPFVLISTLEKIEGNQCVTSFLVEENHVMVKDGKLTEGGLIENIAQTCAAKAGYECALVGLPIPVGFIGDVRNFSCTQLPIVGSNISTVIEVEHKVFDATIISGTVFQDSVAIATCKMKVFEEDKSKSALAESEC; the protein is encoded by the coding sequence ATGAACTTACCTGTTTCGGGTAATATCCTGGCAGACTTAATTCCGCAAAAAGCACCTTTTGTTTTAATTTCTACTCTCGAAAAAATAGAGGGAAACCAATGTGTTACTTCATTTTTAGTAGAAGAAAACCATGTGATGGTAAAAGACGGAAAACTTACCGAAGGTGGACTTATAGAAAATATTGCACAAACCTGTGCCGCCAAAGCGGGTTATGAATGTGCATTAGTGGGTTTGCCCATTCCTGTAGGTTTTATTGGCGATGTACGCAATTTTTCGTGTACACAGTTGCCAATAGTTGGTAGCAATATTTCTACTGTAATAGAGGTAGAACACAAAGTGTTTGATGCTACCATTATTTCGGGTACGGTTTTTCAAGATTCAGTTGCCATTGCCACTTGCAAAATGAAGGTGTTTGAAGAAGACAAATCGAAAAGTGCTTTAGCAGAAAGCGAGTGTTAG
- a CDS encoding lysophospholipid acyltransferase family protein, with protein MAEWQGKSRGTPLGYRIFVFILSNFGVYPAYALLTFVATYYVFFSPKTTPHIISFYTKRIGWGRLKAQWKLYVTYHLLGQTLIDRVIFSAGLSNKITTTSPGGIHLEALVNNNEGGILLASHFGNWGIAAQRLTNYKGSINVLVYDTEHEQIRKYLDSVTGGIKFNAIVIKNDLSHIYEIGEALQRKEIVCMTADRYLPGNRTVSAKFFGEEALFPAGPFQLIKSFKAPYTFVYGIKTDTTSYQLFAVPHRTIKPETTLQNIVDDYAQDLERMVRKKPEQWFNYFDFWKK; from the coding sequence ATGGCTGAATGGCAAGGAAAATCGCGAGGAACACCATTAGGGTATAGAATTTTTGTTTTTATACTTTCAAACTTTGGAGTGTATCCCGCCTATGCACTACTTACATTTGTAGCAACTTATTATGTGTTTTTTTCGCCCAAAACTACACCACACATTATTAGTTTTTATACCAAAAGAATTGGATGGGGTCGCTTAAAAGCACAATGGAAATTGTATGTAACCTATCATCTGCTGGGGCAAACGCTTATAGATCGCGTTATTTTTTCGGCAGGGCTAAGCAATAAAATTACAACCACCTCACCCGGAGGAATACACTTAGAAGCATTAGTAAATAACAACGAGGGCGGCATTTTGCTAGCATCGCATTTTGGGAATTGGGGTATTGCAGCACAGCGGCTTACCAACTATAAAGGCTCCATAAATGTATTGGTGTACGATACCGAGCATGAACAAATACGTAAGTATTTAGATAGTGTAACCGGAGGTATAAAATTTAATGCCATAGTTATTAAAAACGATTTATCGCATATTTATGAAATTGGAGAAGCACTGCAACGCAAAGAAATTGTGTGTATGACTGCCGACCGCTATTTGCCCGGAAACCGAACCGTTAGTGCAAAATTTTTTGGAGAAGAAGCGCTATTTCCCGCAGGTCCATTTCAACTTATTAAATCGTTTAAGGCACCATATACCTTTGTGTATGGAATAAAAACCGACACCACCAGCTACCAGCTATTTGCCGTGCCACACCGCACCATAAAACCGGAAACCACCCTGCAAAATATTGTAGATGATTATGCGCAAGACTTAGAAAGAATGGTACGCAAAAAGCCTGAGCAATGGTTTAATTATTTCGATTTCTGGAAAAAATAA
- a CDS encoding acyl carrier protein encodes MTIEDVSHKINEFLAEEFETDIATITPDAPLKETLELDSLDYIDLVVILEGNFGIKVKQEEFTSIVTFNDLYQYVISKM; translated from the coding sequence ATGACAATTGAAGACGTAAGCCACAAAATAAATGAGTTTTTGGCCGAGGAGTTTGAAACAGATATTGCCACCATAACTCCCGATGCTCCACTAAAAGAAACGCTTGAGTTAGATAGCTTAGACTATATTGATTTGGTGGTAATACTGGAGGGAAACTTTGGAATAAAAGTAAAGCAAGAAGAATTTACTTCCATTGTAACTTTCAACGATTTATACCAATACGTGATTTCTAAAATGTAA
- a CDS encoding beta-ketoacyl-[acyl-carrier-protein] synthase family protein has product MNRVVITGVGIWSSLGKNISEVHHSLYNGKSGIVYDQVRKDFGYRSALTGFVERPQLKGLLDRRARIMLPEEGEYAYMATLEALEMACMDADYIEQNETGIIYGNDSTAEAVVVSTDIIREKKSTAFAGSGAVFQTMNSTVNMNLATIFKLKGVNFTISAACASSSHSIGVACMMIKHGYQERIVCGGAQELNIYSMGTFDALGAFSVRESEPHKASRPFDRDRDGLIPSGGAATVIIESLESARKRGAKILGELCGYGFSSNGAHISNPTVEGPVRSLEMCLKDAGLLADQIDYVNAHATSTPQGDACEAQAIFQVFGGKKIPVSSTKSMTGHECWMAGASEIVYSTIMMQNGFVAPNINFENPDEFSAKLNIVTNTLEKDISIFLSNSFGFGGTNSSLIVKKWKEN; this is encoded by the coding sequence GTGAATAGAGTAGTAATAACAGGCGTAGGAATTTGGAGCAGTTTAGGGAAAAATATCTCTGAAGTACATCATTCGCTTTACAACGGTAAATCGGGCATAGTGTACGATCAAGTTCGTAAAGATTTCGGATACCGTTCGGCACTTACCGGATTTGTGGAACGCCCGCAGCTAAAAGGGCTTTTAGATAGAAGAGCCAGAATTATGCTGCCCGAAGAAGGCGAATATGCCTACATGGCTACTTTAGAGGCACTGGAAATGGCCTGTATGGATGCCGATTATATTGAGCAAAACGAAACAGGCATTATTTATGGCAACGATAGCACTGCCGAAGCCGTAGTAGTATCTACCGATATTATTCGCGAGAAAAAAAGTACAGCATTTGCAGGTAGCGGTGCGGTTTTCCAAACCATGAACTCTACCGTAAACATGAACCTTGCCACTATTTTTAAATTGAAAGGAGTCAACTTTACCATTAGTGCAGCATGTGCCAGCAGTTCGCATTCCATAGGCGTTGCCTGTATGATGATTAAACATGGCTACCAAGAAAGAATAGTTTGCGGAGGTGCACAAGAACTAAATATATATTCTATGGGCACCTTCGATGCACTGGGTGCTTTTTCGGTTAGAGAAAGCGAGCCACACAAAGCATCGCGCCCGTTCGACCGCGATAGAGACGGCCTAATTCCGAGTGGTGGCGCAGCTACCGTTATCATAGAATCGCTGGAAAGTGCCCGCAAGCGCGGAGCAAAAATTTTAGGTGAACTCTGTGGCTATGGATTTTCGTCTAATGGTGCACATATTTCTAACCCAACGGTAGAAGGTCCGGTGCGCTCACTCGAAATGTGTTTGAAAGATGCAGGACTCCTTGCCGACCAAATAGATTATGTAAATGCCCATGCCACTTCTACACCGCAAGGCGATGCCTGCGAAGCACAAGCTATATTTCAGGTTTTTGGCGGTAAAAAGATTCCTGTAAGCAGCACAAAATCTATGACCGGACATGAATGCTGGATGGCAGGAGCCAGCGAAATTGTGTACAGCACCATTATGATGCAAAATGGCTTCGTGGCTCCCAATATAAATTTTGAAAACCCCGATGAGTTTTCAGCCAAACTAAATATAGTTACAAACACGCTGGAGAAAGATATTTCTATATTTTTGTCGAATTCATTTGGCTTCGGAGGAACCAATTCTTCTCTGATTGTAAAAAAATGGAAAGAAAATTAA
- the ffh gene encoding signal recognition particle protein codes for MFESLQERLEGAFKVLKGQGKISEINIAETVKEIRRALVDADVNYKIAKEFTDKIKTQALGQNVLTAVSPGQLMVKIMNDELTQLMGGTAADFNLKGSPAVVLIAGLQGSGKTTFTHKLAYWLKTKKFKRPLMVAADVYRPAAIDQLIVLGEKIGIPVYHEKENNNPVQIAQNGIAHAKSLGLDLVIIDTAGRLAVDETMMNEIAAVKSAVKPDEILFVVDSMTGQDAVNTAKAFNDKLNFDGVVLTKLDGDTRGGAALTITYTVGKPIKFVSTGEKVDTLDMFYPDRMAQRILGMGDIVSFVERAQEQYDEKKARELDAKIRKDKFDFNDFLYQLGQIKKMGNMKELLGMIPGIGKAVKDIDINDNSFKKIEAIIHSMTPKERENPDLLSGTRRQRIAKGSGNSIQEVNQFLKQFEEMKKMMKSVQKMSAAGRSFPGFRKN; via the coding sequence ATGTTTGAAAGTTTACAGGAACGGCTAGAAGGTGCATTTAAAGTACTAAAAGGACAAGGCAAAATTTCTGAAATAAATATTGCCGAAACAGTAAAAGAAATTCGCAGAGCATTGGTAGATGCCGATGTGAACTATAAAATTGCCAAAGAGTTTACCGATAAAATAAAAACCCAAGCATTGGGGCAAAACGTACTTACCGCAGTAAGTCCGGGGCAGTTAATGGTTAAAATTATGAACGATGAGCTAACACAGCTCATGGGCGGCACCGCAGCCGATTTTAACCTAAAAGGAAGCCCCGCAGTAGTACTTATAGCCGGACTGCAAGGTTCCGGTAAAACCACATTTACGCACAAATTGGCATACTGGCTAAAAACCAAAAAATTTAAGCGCCCGCTTATGGTTGCAGCCGATGTATATCGCCCGGCAGCTATAGACCAGTTAATAGTATTGGGTGAAAAAATAGGCATTCCGGTTTATCACGAAAAAGAGAACAACAATCCGGTACAAATAGCGCAAAACGGTATTGCACACGCCAAAAGCCTTGGTTTAGATTTGGTAATAATTGATACCGCAGGGCGCCTTGCCGTAGACGAAACCATGATGAATGAAATAGCCGCAGTAAAAAGCGCTGTGAAGCCGGACGAAATTCTGTTTGTGGTGGATAGCATGACAGGGCAAGATGCCGTAAATACCGCCAAAGCATTCAACGATAAGTTGAATTTTGATGGTGTGGTACTTACTAAGTTAGATGGCGATACTCGCGGAGGAGCAGCACTTACCATTACCTACACCGTAGGCAAGCCAATAAAATTTGTAAGCACAGGCGAAAAAGTAGATACGCTCGATATGTTTTACCCCGACCGTATGGCACAGCGGATTTTGGGGATGGGCGATATCGTATCGTTTGTAGAGCGTGCACAAGAGCAATACGATGAAAAGAAAGCCCGCGAGCTTGATGCCAAAATCAGGAAAGACAAGTTCGATTTCAACGACTTTTTATACCAACTCGGGCAAATAAAAAAGATGGGCAATATGAAAGAATTGCTCGGTATGATTCCCGGAATAGGAAAGGCTGTAAAGGATATTGATATCAACGATAACAGCTTCAAGAAAATAGAAGCCATTATTCATTCCATGACCCCTAAGGAGCGCGAAAACCCTGATTTGCTAAGCGGAACCCGCAGACAGCGAATTGCCAAAGGCAGCGGCAATTCTATTCAAGAAGTGAATCAGTTTTTAAAGCAGTTTGAAGAAATGAAGAAGATGATGAAAAGCGTACAGAAAATGAGTGCGGCAGGCAGGAGTTTTCCCGGTTTTAGAAAGAATTAA